GATGTAGCCCGTGGCCCCGGTCACCAGGCACGTCAGACCATCGCCCGCCGGGCCGCCACGCATCGGTGCGGTGTCGTCGCTCATGGTGGCTCCCGCCGTAACCTCGGCACGTCGCCGGCTGCTGTCACGGCACCCGGCACTCGTCTCTACGGTGCCGACCTCGCTCCCGGATGCGCCCCGGTGCGGGCCGACCGGGTGACGGGCGGCGTCGTGCGAGAGCCCCTTGTTCGCGCACCCCCGCCGACGGGAGTGGGGCTGAGACCCTGGTTCGCCTGCCGTCGGCGAGGATCACTCGTCCGGCGGAGCATGCGGCGCGCCGATCCGGCAACCGGGAGGGTGCCGGGTCCATCTCGTCCTCCAGGTGGTCGCCCGGCTGAGGAGGTGCTGCGGCCTGTCCCCGAGCCGGCCGCAGCACCGCCCTCGGGGGCGGGGAGCCGTCCTGTGCCGGCCCAGCTTGCCGTCGCCATGCCGCGTTCGCGGCTTCAGACTCCTGAACCCGGGCCGCACGGCTCGGAGGGCCCGTCGTGGCCGTGTCGCGTGGTCGTGGTGGGATCAGCGCGCGCGGTGAGTGTGGCCAGGTAGTCGTCCAGCAGCTCGATCTGCCGCTGCGGCGGGAACGCCGCCGGGTCGAGCAGTGCCTGCACCGCCAGACCGAGGACGAAGGCCTGTGCGGCGGCTGCGAGGGGGGCGGTGTCGCCGGGGGGCAGTTCGCCGAGCTCCTGGGCTGCGGCCGCGCACCGGCTCAGCCTGTCGCGGCTCTGGGCGTACTTGCGGGCGTAGTCGGCGCTCAGGGCGGGATCGGAGAGGGCGGCGTCCCAGGAGGAGACCCAGATGCGGTTGCTGTCGGTGGCCTCGGGGGTCAGCGGCAGGATGTCGAGCAGCGCGTCCCGGAAGGCGGTCAGGCCCGTGCCCGTCTGCCGGCGCGGGCGGGCCATGGTGCGCTGCTCGAGCAGGTCGAGGGCGTGCTCCAGCAGGGCGCGCTTGGTGGGGAAGTAGTGGGTGAGCAGGCCGGTGGTCGCGCCGAGTTCGGCGGCGACGGCGCGCAGGGTCAGACCGGCGAAGCCGCGTGTGGCCATGACCCGCCACACCGCCTCGGAGACGTCGCGCCGGCGGCCCTCGTGATCCCCCTTGGTGCGTGGCATGGCACCACGCTACATTGCCATAACAAACGTTATGTGAATGGGGGCTGTCATGTTCTCGCTGTCCTTGCGCCACGGTGCTCATCTCGCTCCTCTGGAGGTCTGGCACGCCGAGGAGTTCGCCGGCCATCTGGACCGGGCTCGCGAGCACATCCGTCCATGGGTCGGGGCCGGGTTCGTCACCGGAGATGTGGACGGGGCACGGGCGACGCTGCGCCGGTATGCGGAACGGCAGGCCCACGACGGCGGCCGCCTGTACGGCATTCGGCGGGACGGAGTGCTGGTCGGCGGCGTGATGTTCACCGACTTCGACGCCGCTCTCGGCGTGTGCGAGCTCGGTTGCTGGCTGGAACCCTCCGCCGAGGGGCTGGGGCTGGTCACCCAGGCGTCCCGCGCCTTGCTGGACTGGGCGTTCACCTCCCGGGGCCTGCACCGGGCGGAGTGGCACTGCCGGGCCGACAACGCGCGCAGCGCCGCGGTGGCCGAGCGACTCGGCATGCGACTGGAGGGCGTGCTCCGCGAGGCATGGCCTTACGACGGCGTCCGCTACGACAAGCAGGTCTGGGCGGTCCTCGCTCCCGAATGGCACGCCCTGAACCGGTGAACCGGTCGTGCTCGCCGGCGGCCCGCCGCCCGTAACTCGTGTGCCGTCGGCGCCGCCCTCCCGCACCGCTCGCACCACGACGCCGGCCCGTGGCCGGACGTGGTGCCGGGCCCGCTCCACCGGTCATGCGAGCGCCCGGATCGCCCGCTCGGCGGCCGGCGGGAACTGCTCGACGGGCTGACCCGCGGCAACCCCGTGCGGACCATGGCCCGGACCGGACCGACGCCGATGCGCGCGCACCGGCCCTGTCCGGAGAGCCGCCGGAACCGCGTGCTGCCCGCCCGGCCGGTAGCGACCGCAGGCGGGCGCCGTCAGCGACGGGCGGTCGCCGAGACGTCGTCCCCCGTCGACGCCTCGGAGGCGGCCACGCTGCCCAGCAGGCGCAGCGCCGCCTCGGAGGGCGAGCCGGGCTCGGCGGTGTAGGCGATCAGCCGCTGTCCGGACGTGCCGGGAAGGAGGAGGTTCTCGAAGCTCAGGTCCATCGCGCCGACGAGCGGATGGTGCAGCCGCTTCACGCCCGAGGTGCACGTGCGCACCGGATGACGGGCCCAGAGGGAGGCGAACTCGTCGCACTGCACGGTGAGTTGGCCGACGAGTTCGGCCAGCCGACGGTCGTCGGGGTGGCGGCCGGCCACCAGGCGCAGGGAGGCGACGGCGAGCTGCGCCTCCTCCTTCCAGTCGGGGTACAGCTCGCGGTACTGCTCGTCCAGGAAGAGCATCCGGGTCAGATTGGGGCGGTTGCCCGGAGTGCCGGGGCTGTCGGCCGGCAGGTGTCCGGCGAGCAGGGCGTGACCCAGCGCGTTCCAGGCGAGGACGTCGTTGCGGCGGTCCAGGACCAGCGCCGGCACCTCCGTCATCGCGGCCAGCAACTGGCGTGCGGAGGCGCCGGCGTGCTCCGCCCGCGGCGGTGCCGGGCGGGACGCGGACCCCGCGGAGGCGCGGGCCAGGTCCTTGAGGTGCGCGGTCTCGTCGGCGGTGAGCCGCAGCGTGCGGGCGATCGCGTCCAGCACGGAGTCCGACGCGCCGGTGGCACGGCCCTGTTCGAGACGGGTGTAGTGGGTGATGCTGACGCCCGCGAGCATGGCGAGCTCTTCCCTGCGCAGCCCGGTGACGCGGCGGCGGGTGGGATGCGGTGTGATGCCGACGTCCTCGGGCCGGAGCGCGGCACGGCGGGACCTGAGGAAGTGCCCCAGTTCGGACAGGGCGTCCATCGATGCCTCCCGTGTCGTACGTGCCCGCCGCGCCGCCGCCGCGGGACGGTGCCTGCGCTCGTGAGCGGCTCTGCGTCCATGATGCCCGTGGATCACGGCGGTCGGGTGCGGTCAGGGTGGTCATGCGATGACCACCCTTGCGCAGGCTGGGCGAGACAGGGTTCTGGCCGGCCTTCCCGGCGCGGACGAGTCTCCTTCCCGAGCGGCGCCCACGACGCCCGCGCCCGAGAGAAAGGGATATCGCCGTCATGTCCATCACCGATGCGGAAACCGCCGGTACTGCCGACGCCCGGGCTGCGGCCGGTGGTACGGCCCCGGCCGTCCTCACCCCCCGGCTGCGGCTGGTGCTGGTGCTGCTGCTCGCGGCCCAGTTCATGCTGGCCGTGGACTTCTCCATCCTGAACGTCGCCCTACCCGTGATCGGCGAGGGCCTCGGCTTTTCTTTGGCACACCTGCAGTGGATCGGGACCGCGTTCGCCCTGTGCGCGGCCGGCTTCACCCTGCTGTTCGGACGCGTAGCCGACCTGTTCGGGCGCCGGCGGCTGTTCCTCGGCGGCCTCGCCGTACTGGGCGTGGCCTCACTGGCGGGCGGCCTGGCGCAGAACCCCGAGGTGCTGATCACGGCACGCGTCTTCCAGGGCCTGGCCACCGCCGCGGTGACCCCGGCCGGCCTGTCCCTGCTGACCACCTCGTTCCCCGAGGGCCCGCTGCGG
This genomic interval from Streptomyces sp. NBC_00557 contains the following:
- a CDS encoding TetR/AcrR family transcriptional regulator, which translates into the protein MPRTKGDHEGRRRDVSEAVWRVMATRGFAGLTLRAVAAELGATTGLLTHYFPTKRALLEHALDLLEQRTMARPRRQTGTGLTAFRDALLDILPLTPEATDSNRIWVSSWDAALSDPALSADYARKYAQSRDRLSRCAAAAQELGELPPGDTAPLAAAAQAFVLGLAVQALLDPAAFPPQRQIELLDDYLATLTARADPTTTTRHGHDGPSEPCGPGSGV
- a CDS encoding GNAT family N-acetyltransferase is translated as MFSLSLRHGAHLAPLEVWHAEEFAGHLDRAREHIRPWVGAGFVTGDVDGARATLRRYAERQAHDGGRLYGIRRDGVLVGGVMFTDFDAALGVCELGCWLEPSAEGLGLVTQASRALLDWAFTSRGLHRAEWHCRADNARSAAVAERLGMRLEGVLREAWPYDGVRYDKQVWAVLAPEWHALNR
- a CDS encoding helix-turn-helix transcriptional regulator, with translation MDALSELGHFLRSRRAALRPEDVGITPHPTRRRVTGLRREELAMLAGVSITHYTRLEQGRATGASDSVLDAIARTLRLTADETAHLKDLARASAGSASRPAPPRAEHAGASARQLLAAMTEVPALVLDRRNDVLAWNALGHALLAGHLPADSPGTPGNRPNLTRMLFLDEQYRELYPDWKEEAQLAVASLRLVAGRHPDDRRLAELVGQLTVQCDEFASLWARHPVRTCTSGVKRLHHPLVGAMDLSFENLLLPGTSGQRLIAYTAEPGSPSEAALRLLGSVAASEASTGDDVSATARR